Genomic window (Tolypothrix sp. NIES-4075):
AATAACTCATCTTCAAAGATTTTGCTAGTGGAAGATGATTTGCCCAATGCCAAACTTATAAAAACTTATCTCGAAAAATTGGGTTATCAGGTAACTTGGGTAAAAAATGCTGCCGAAATGTGGCAAGCTATCACACAGTTACAGCCTGCGGTGATTCTAATGGATGTGTACTTACCAGATGAAAATGGTTTGAAACTAGTACAGCAACTACGAAAAAATCAGCAGTATAAAACCATTCCGATAGTAGCCCAAACCGCAATGGCAATGAAAGGCGATCGCGAAACCTGTCTCGCTGCTGGAGTCAATGACTATATTTCTAAACCGATTGATTTGCCACTTTTAGCAACTTTGGTAGGAAAGTACAGCAAAGTGGGGAATGGGTAATGGGTAATGGTTTTGTCCAATTACCAATTCGCAATTCGCAATTCCCCCTACCACATGCCTACAATAGAATTTGTTAGGCTGAATACGGTTTTGGGTGGATCTGCAAATGATGCTGACAGAGAAACTTGAGCAACTAAGAACTTTGTTTAGAGAAATGGAGCAGGCTTTAATTGCCTACTCTGGTGGGATTGATAGCACTTTGGTTGCTAAGATTGCTTATGATGTTTTAGGCGATCGCGCTTTGGCTGTGACGGCTGTTTCTCCGAGTCTTTTGCCTGAGGAGTTGGAAGAGGCGATTCTTCAAGCGGCAACTATTGGGATTTCTCATCAAATCGTTCAGACGCACGAGATGGAAAATCCTAATTACACATCTAACCCTGTCAACCGCTGTTATTTTTGTAAAAGTGAATTGCACGACACTCTCAAACCTTTAGCTTTGAAGTTGGGTTATCCCTATGTTGTGGATGGAGTGAATGCTGATGATTTACATGATTATCGCCCAGGAATTCAAGCGGCAAAAGAAAGAGGTGCGCGATCGCCTTTAGCAGAAGTTAATATTTCTAAAGTTGAAGTTCGTCAACTTTCGCAACAATTGGGTTTACCTTGGTGGGATAAACCTGCTCAACCTTGTCTGAGTTCGCGTTTTCCCTATGGTGAAGAAATTACTGTTGCTAAGTTACAGCGAGTAGGAAGGGCAGAAATTTATCTGCGTAAGTTGGGTTTAAAGAATTTGCGGGTGCGTTCTGATGGAGATACCGCACGCATCGAATTACCACCAGAACAAATCAAAGAGTTTGTGTTAACGACAGATTTACCAACAATTGTTTCTGCATTTCAAAAGTTAGGATTTATCTATGTAACTTTGGATTTAGAAGGTTATCGCAGCGGTAAGTTAAATCAAGTTTTAAACCGCGAAATTTTGAGCGTTAAAGTCTAGATTTTTATTCGTAGTAAGCACTTTAGTGCTTATTTCAAGCACTTCAGTGCTTACTACGAAATCAATTAACTTTTAGCCAGCTAAATATATCTGCTGCTCGTATCTGCCAGTTCGTTAAAACATCGAGAACAGGTAATTTATCATTATCATATTTCACAGATGGCAATTGATTAGGTTGAAATACCATTACTGAT
Coding sequences:
- the larE gene encoding ATP-dependent sacrificial sulfur transferase LarE; its protein translation is MMLTEKLEQLRTLFREMEQALIAYSGGIDSTLVAKIAYDVLGDRALAVTAVSPSLLPEELEEAILQAATIGISHQIVQTHEMENPNYTSNPVNRCYFCKSELHDTLKPLALKLGYPYVVDGVNADDLHDYRPGIQAAKERGARSPLAEVNISKVEVRQLSQQLGLPWWDKPAQPCLSSRFPYGEEITVAKLQRVGRAEIYLRKLGLKNLRVRSDGDTARIELPPEQIKEFVLTTDLPTIVSAFQKLGFIYVTLDLEGYRSGKLNQVLNREILSVKV